A single genomic interval of Aedes aegypti strain LVP_AGWG chromosome 1, AaegL5.0 Primary Assembly, whole genome shotgun sequence harbors:
- the LOC5577039 gene encoding protein D3: MQADINQMFIEHDIVPVLIDKAPLVFAKVAYRSKLLVEAGKELTPTEVRDAPKVEWDADPVVFYTLVMIDPDSPSRTEPLNREFAHWLVGNIPGKHVEQGEVLFEYIPIFPRSTTGLHRYIFLLYQQNCRNDYSEAPRASRKNRTPRVCFSTRNFARRYSLGRPIAGNFFIAQFDEYVPIILRQFPASDDF, from the exons ATGCAGGCCGACATCAATCAAATGTTCATCGAGCACGACATCGTTCCGGTGTTAATCGACAAGGCTCCGTTGGTGTTTGCTAAG GTTGCCTATCGTTCGAAACTGCTGGTCGAAGCGGGGAAGGAGCTTACTCCGACCGAAGTGCGTGATGCTCCCAAGGTCGAGTGGGACGCCGATCCCGTTGTTTTTTACACCCTGGTGATGATTGACCCAGATTCTCCGAGTAGGACCGAGCCACTGAACCGGGAGTTTGCCCACTGGTTGGTCGGCAACATTCCAGGCAAACACGTCGAGCAAGGAGAGGTTCTGTTTGAGTACATTCCTATATTCCCGAGATCTACAACCGGTCTTCATCGGTACATATTCCTGCTGTACCAGCAGAACTGCCGCAACGACTACTCCGAAGCACCTCGGGCCTCCAGGAA GAATCGAACTCCAAGGGTGTGCTTCTCAACGCGTAACTTCGCCCGCCGTTACAGTCTGGGTCGTCCGATCGCTGGCAACTTTTTCATCGCCCAGTTTGACGAATACGTCCCGATCATTCTGCGACAGTTCCCCGCATCCGACGATTTCTAA